Proteins found in one Rhodovulum sp. MB263 genomic segment:
- a CDS encoding amino acid ABC transporter permease, translating to MSDTHSHSAAFARGSLLPPEPPPARSVGAVGWLRQNLFSSWLNAALTLLSLALLTWLLAAVLPWIVQSSWTASSLSECRAQIRTAFGPEASGACWAVIRERWAQLVFGFYPSEIYWRPVLAFGIALGGMAPVLFPGVPRRALYLSVAAPFLVPWLLWGGTVWLPVAVALGFALGYVAYRIVDAVAGTLPGTIAAALVPVLWWLWLAGPAAGQLQAVLPLGIEPVSSRDFGGFMLSITIGVTAITLSLPFGILLALGRQSRMFIVKSLCVGVIEFVRGVPLITLLFVAWLLLNYFMPPDTNFDIVLRVIIMVTLFASAYVAEVIRGGLAALPRGQYEAADALGLDYWKAQRLIVMPQALKISIPGIVSTFIGVFKDTTLVSIIGLLDPVGFSNSIRADVNWNGIVWELYGFIAALFFVFCFSMSRYSMYLERRLRTERR from the coding sequence GTGAGCGACACCCATTCCCACAGCGCGGCCTTCGCCCGGGGCAGCCTGCTTCCGCCGGAGCCGCCGCCCGCGCGTTCGGTGGGGGCTGTCGGATGGCTGCGCCAGAACCTGTTCTCATCCTGGTTGAATGCGGCGCTGACGCTGTTGTCGCTGGCGCTGCTGACATGGCTTCTGGCCGCGGTCCTGCCCTGGATCGTCCAGTCCAGCTGGACCGCCAGTTCGCTGTCCGAATGCCGCGCGCAGATCAGGACGGCATTCGGCCCCGAGGCCAGCGGCGCCTGCTGGGCGGTGATCCGCGAACGCTGGGCGCAACTGGTCTTCGGCTTCTACCCGTCCGAGATCTACTGGCGTCCGGTCCTGGCCTTCGGCATCGCGCTGGGCGGGATGGCGCCGGTGCTGTTTCCCGGCGTTCCGCGCAGGGCGCTGTATCTGTCAGTGGCGGCGCCCTTCCTCGTGCCCTGGTTGCTCTGGGGCGGAACGGTCTGGCTGCCGGTCGCGGTGGCGCTGGGCTTTGCCCTCGGCTATGTCGCCTACCGGATCGTCGATGCGGTGGCGGGCACGCTCCCCGGCACGATCGCGGCCGCGCTGGTGCCGGTCCTGTGGTGGCTCTGGCTGGCAGGCCCGGCCGCCGGGCAGCTGCAGGCGGTTCTGCCGCTGGGGATCGAGCCTGTCTCCAGCCGTGATTTCGGCGGCTTCATGCTGTCGATCACCATCGGCGTGACGGCGATCACGCTGTCTCTGCCTTTCGGCATCCTGCTGGCGCTGGGCCGGCAATCGCGGATGTTCATCGTCAAGTCGCTTTGCGTCGGTGTCATCGAGTTCGTCCGTGGCGTGCCGCTGATCACGCTGCTTTTCGTGGCCTGGCTTCTGCTCAACTATTTCATGCCGCCGGATACCAATTTCGACATCGTCCTGCGCGTCATCATCATGGTCACGCTGTTCGCCTCGGCCTATGTCGCCGAGGTGATCCGGGGCGGGCTCGCGGCGCTGCCACGGGGCCAGTACGAGGCGGCCGATGCGCTCGGGCTCGATTACTGGAAGGCGCAGCGGCTGATCGTCATGCCGCAGGCGCTGAAGATTTCGATTCCCGGGATCGTCTCGACCTTCATCGGCGTCTTCAAGGATACCACGCTGGTCTCGATCATCGGCCTGCTCGATCCGGTCGGCTTCTCGAACTCGATCCGGGCCGATGTCAACTGGAACGGCATCGTCTGGGAGCTTTACGGCTTCATCGCAGCGCTGTTCTTCGTCTTCTGTTTCTCCATGTCCCGCTACTCGATGTATCTGGAGCGCAGGCTCCGGACCGAGCGCCGCTGA
- the crcB gene encoding fluoride efflux transporter CrcB, translated as MTGATLLQVALGGAIGSVGRYLSGVAATSLLGRGFPWGTIFVNVLGSFLMGVLIVVLAKKGGTPFAPFFQIGLLGGFTTFSSFSLDAMTLFERGQAELAIAYVAGSLILSLSAIALAFWLMRSLLT; from the coding sequence ATGACTGGCGCGACACTCCTGCAAGTGGCCCTCGGGGGCGCAATCGGCTCCGTGGGCCGGTATCTTTCCGGTGTGGCGGCCACGTCGCTCTTGGGGCGCGGCTTTCCCTGGGGCACGATCTTCGTCAATGTTCTGGGCTCGTTCCTGATGGGTGTGCTGATCGTGGTTCTGGCCAAGAAGGGCGGCACGCCCTTCGCGCCGTTCTTCCAGATCGGTCTTCTGGGCGGCTTCACCACCTTCTCGTCCTTCTCGCTCGATGCGATGACGCTGTTCGAACGCGGTCAGGCCGAGCTGGCGATCGCCTACGTGGCGGGCTCGCTGATCCTGTCCCTGAGCGCCATCGCGCTCGCCTTTTGGTTGATGCGGAGCCTTCTGACATGA
- a CDS encoding amino acid ABC transporter substrate-binding protein, translating to MKKSVILGALTVAACAAAAAGAATLDDVKARGKLNCGTNTGLVGFAAPDANGDWQGFDVAVCRAVAAAVLGDSSAVEFVPTTGKTRFTALASGEIDILARNTTWTFSRDVDLKFTFVGVNYYDGQGFMVPKALGVSSAKELDGATVCIQTGTTTELNLADFFRVNNISYEPVPIETNEQAQQQYLAGACDVYTTDASGLAATRATFEDPSAHVVLPEIISKEPLGPLVRHGDDEWADIVRWTLNALIAAEEYGVTSANIDELTATVTANPEINRLLGTEGALGEMLGLPADWAVKAIKAGGNYGELFEKYIGQNTPIGLARGLNAQWTDGGLMYAPPFR from the coding sequence ATGAAGAAATCCGTTATTCTCGGCGCGCTGACCGTGGCCGCCTGCGCCGCGGCGGCGGCGGGCGCGGCTACGCTCGATGATGTCAAGGCGCGCGGCAAGCTCAACTGCGGGACCAATACCGGCCTTGTCGGTTTTGCGGCGCCCGATGCGAATGGCGACTGGCAGGGCTTCGACGTGGCGGTCTGTCGCGCCGTTGCTGCCGCCGTGCTGGGGGATTCCTCGGCCGTCGAATTCGTTCCCACGACCGGCAAGACCCGGTTCACCGCCCTGGCCTCGGGCGAAATCGACATATTGGCGCGCAACACCACCTGGACCTTCTCGCGCGATGTCGACCTCAAATTCACCTTCGTGGGCGTCAATTATTACGACGGCCAGGGCTTCATGGTGCCGAAGGCGCTAGGCGTCAGCTCGGCCAAGGAACTCGACGGCGCCACCGTCTGCATCCAGACCGGGACCACGACAGAGCTGAACCTCGCGGATTTCTTCCGCGTCAACAACATCTCCTACGAGCCGGTCCCTATCGAGACCAACGAACAGGCCCAGCAGCAATATCTGGCCGGGGCCTGTGACGTCTACACCACCGATGCCTCGGGTCTGGCCGCGACGCGCGCCACCTTCGAGGACCCCTCGGCGCATGTGGTCCTGCCCGAGATCATCTCGAAGGAGCCGCTGGGCCCGCTGGTGCGCCATGGCGATGATGAATGGGCGGATATCGTCCGCTGGACTCTGAACGCGCTGATCGCCGCCGAGGAATATGGCGTGACCTCGGCCAATATCGACGAACTGACCGCGACGGTCACCGCCAATCCCGAGATCAACCGTCTGCTCGGCACCGAGGGTGCCCTGGGCGAGATGCTCGGCCTGCCGGCCGACTGGGCGGTCAAGGCGATCAAGGCCGGGGGCAATTACGGCGAACTTTTCGAGAAATATATCGGCCAGAACACCCCGATTGGGCTCGCGCGGGGGCTGAACGCGCAATGGACCGATGGCGGGCTGATGTACGCGCCGCCGTTCCGGTAA
- a CDS encoding replication-associated recombination protein A, translated as MTDLFDRTPSAASDRSGPRPLADRLRPRRLAEVIGQEHVLGPEGSLGVMLAAGTLSSLIFWGPPGVGKTTIARLLADETDLAFVQISAIFSGVAELKKVFEAARLRHANGQGTLLFVDEIHRFNKAQQDGFLPHMEDGTILLVGATTENPSFELNAALLSRSQVLVLERLDPAHLELLAQRAEHEIGRPLPLTGEARDDLIAMADGDGRALLNLIEQLMAWKVTGPLAPADLARRLQKRAAQYDKSGDGHYNLISALHKSVRGSDPDAALYWLTRMLEGGEDPRFLARRIVRMSVEDIGLADPQAQTVCLDAWSVYERLGSPEGELALAQAVIYLALAPKSNAGYSAYKAARQAAQKTGSEPPPRHILNAPTRLMKEQGFGAGYQYDHDAEDAFSGQNYFPESMKRGVYYTPVERGFERELKRRLDYFSKLRERRQDG; from the coding sequence ATGACTGACCTTTTCGACCGGACCCCGTCTGCCGCTTCCGACCGCTCCGGGCCGCGCCCGCTGGCAGACCGGCTGCGCCCGAGGCGGCTGGCCGAGGTGATCGGGCAGGAGCATGTCCTGGGCCCGGAGGGGTCCCTTGGCGTGATGCTGGCGGCCGGCACGCTCTCCTCCCTGATCTTCTGGGGCCCGCCTGGCGTCGGCAAGACCACCATCGCGCGGCTTCTGGCCGACGAGACCGATCTGGCCTTCGTGCAGATCAGCGCGATCTTCTCGGGTGTGGCCGAACTCAAGAAGGTGTTCGAGGCCGCAAGGCTGCGCCATGCCAACGGGCAGGGTACGCTTCTGTTCGTCGACGAGATCCACCGCTTCAACAAGGCCCAGCAGGACGGCTTCCTGCCGCATATGGAGGATGGCACCATCCTGCTGGTCGGCGCGACCACCGAAAACCCCAGCTTCGAGCTGAACGCGGCCCTTCTGTCGCGGTCGCAGGTGCTGGTGCTGGAACGGCTCGACCCCGCGCATCTGGAACTGCTGGCGCAGCGCGCCGAGCACGAGATCGGTCGCCCGCTGCCCCTGACCGGCGAGGCGCGGGACGATCTGATCGCCATGGCCGATGGCGACGGGCGGGCGCTTCTGAACCTGATCGAGCAGCTCATGGCCTGGAAGGTGACGGGGCCGCTGGCGCCCGCCGATCTTGCCCGGCGGCTGCAGAAGCGCGCGGCGCAATATGACAAGAGCGGCGACGGCCATTACAACCTGATCTCGGCGCTGCACAAATCGGTCCGGGGCTCGGACCCGGATGCGGCGCTGTACTGGTTGACGCGGATGCTTGAAGGCGGCGAGGACCCGCGCTTTCTGGCGCGCCGGATCGTGCGCATGAGCGTCGAGGATATCGGACTTGCCGATCCGCAGGCCCAGACCGTCTGTCTTGACGCCTGGTCGGTCTATGAACGGCTGGGGTCGCCCGAGGGCGAACTGGCGCTGGCGCAGGCGGTGATCTATCTGGCGCTCGCGCCGAAATCGAATGCGGGCTACAGCGCCTACAAGGCCGCGCGGCAGGCGGCGCAGAAGACCGGATCGGAGCCCCCGCCCAGGCATATCCTGAACGCGCCGACCCGGCTGATGAAGGAACAGGGCTTCGGCGCGGGCTATCAGTACGACCACGATGCCGAGGACGCCTTCTCGGGGCAGAACTACTTTCCCGAAAGCATGAAGCGGGGCGTCTACTACACGCCCGTCGAGCGCGGTTTCGAGCGCGAGCTGAAACGGCGGCTGGACTATTTCTCAAAGCTGCGCGAGCGGCGGCAGGACGGTTGA
- a CDS encoding RluA family pseudouridine synthase, whose translation MSGVQTLTVARGDGDQRLDRWFRRQFPHVSQGRIEKLCRKGEIRVDGGRAKPATRLEEGQQVRVPPLPEPGQIEAAPKPKVSEADAEMIRSCVIFRDAHIIALNKPPGLPVQGGSGQARHVDGMGEALRFGYDENPRLVHRLDRDTSGVLILARTRAVAKDLTSAFRARETRKIYWAVVAGVPHPRMGTIRFGLVKAPGHGSKGEGEKMLCIHPAKVDQTEGAKRATSDYAVLSALGTRASWCALVPVTGRTHQLRAHMAEIGHPIVGDGKYGGSGQENLGEGWGAQLGGEISRKLHLHARHLSLTHPVTGAHLRLTAPLPPHMKRTWEMLGWSESDVPLDPFEELE comes from the coding sequence ATGAGTGGCGTTCAAACCCTGACAGTCGCGCGCGGCGATGGCGACCAGCGGCTCGACCGCTGGTTCCGGCGGCAGTTTCCCCATGTCTCGCAGGGGCGGATCGAGAAGCTGTGCCGCAAGGGCGAGATCCGGGTCGATGGCGGCCGGGCCAAGCCCGCCACACGGTTGGAAGAGGGCCAGCAGGTGCGGGTGCCGCCGCTGCCCGAGCCGGGTCAGATAGAGGCCGCGCCCAAGCCCAAGGTCTCTGAGGCCGATGCCGAGATGATCCGCAGCTGCGTGATCTTCCGCGACGCCCATATCATCGCGCTGAACAAGCCGCCGGGGCTGCCGGTGCAGGGCGGCAGCGGCCAGGCGCGCCATGTCGACGGCATGGGCGAGGCGCTGCGCTTCGGTTATGACGAAAACCCGCGCCTGGTGCACCGGCTCGACCGCGACACGTCGGGTGTGCTGATCCTCGCGCGGACCCGTGCCGTTGCCAAGGACCTGACCTCTGCCTTCCGTGCCCGCGAGACCCGCAAGATCTACTGGGCCGTGGTGGCGGGCGTGCCGCATCCGCGGATGGGCACGATCCGCTTCGGGCTGGTCAAGGCGCCCGGCCATGGCAGCAAGGGCGAGGGCGAGAAGATGCTCTGCATCCACCCCGCCAAGGTCGATCAGACCGAGGGCGCCAAGCGCGCCACCTCGGATTACGCGGTGCTCTCGGCGCTGGGAACGCGGGCCAGCTGGTGTGCGCTGGTGCCGGTGACGGGCCGCACCCATCAGCTGCGCGCGCATATGGCCGAGATCGGGCATCCCATTGTCGGCGACGGAAAATATGGCGGTTCGGGGCAGGAGAACCTGGGCGAGGGCTGGGGCGCGCAGCTGGGCGGCGAGATCAGCCGCAAGCTGCATCTGCATGCCCGCCACCTGTCGCTGACCCATCCTGTGACCGGTGCGCATCTCAGGCTGACCGCGCCGCTGCCGCCGCATATGAAACGCACCTGGGAGATGCTCGGCTGGTCCGAGTCCGATGTCCCGCTTGACCCGTTCGAGGAGCTGGAATGA
- a CDS encoding HAD-IA family hydrolase, translating to MTARRLAIFDVDGTLVDSQAHIAGAMEAAFAAEGLAVPPHAEVLGVVGLSLPLAIEALAPGLGPDRRGRMVEAYRQSFFSLRAGQSASPLFPGAAAALDALLAVDGMELGIATGKSRRGLDAILASHGLAGHFATRQVSDDHPSKPHPSMVLAALAETGVAPDRAVMIGDTEFDMEMGRAAGVRTLAVAWGYHPADRLGAADAVVERFADLPRAVLALVGETV from the coding sequence ATGACCGCCCGCCGCCTTGCGATCTTCGATGTCGACGGCACCCTTGTCGACAGTCAGGCCCATATCGCGGGCGCGATGGAAGCGGCCTTCGCGGCCGAGGGTCTGGCCGTGCCGCCTCATGCCGAGGTGCTGGGCGTCGTCGGCCTGTCTCTGCCGCTGGCGATCGAGGCGCTGGCGCCGGGGCTCGGGCCCGACCGGCGTGGCCGCATGGTCGAGGCCTACCGGCAGTCCTTCTTCTCGCTCAGGGCGGGGCAGTCGGCCTCGCCGCTCTTTCCCGGCGCGGCCGCGGCGCTCGACGCGCTTCTGGCGGTCGACGGGATGGAACTGGGCATCGCCACCGGCAAGTCGCGGCGCGGGCTCGACGCGATTCTCGCGTCGCATGGGCTGGCGGGTCATTTCGCGACCCGGCAGGTCTCGGACGACCATCCCTCGAAGCCGCATCCCTCGATGGTGCTGGCCGCTCTGGCCGAGACCGGCGTCGCGCCCGACCGGGCGGTGATGATCGGCGATACCGAATTCGACATGGAGATGGGCCGTGCCGCCGGCGTGCGCACCCTGGCCGTGGCCTGGGGGTATCACCCGGCCGACCGGCTGGGCGCGGCCGATGCGGTGGTCGAGCGCTTCGCCGATCTGCCCCGGGCGGTGCTGGCGCTGGTGGGAGAGACGGTATGA
- a CDS encoding ATP12 family chaperone protein, whose protein sequence is MSEWALKRFWTETGVTPAEAGFAILLDGRPVKTPAKRPLAVPTRAMAEAVAAEWDAQVDQVAPLSMPVTRAANAAIDKVREQQAEVAELIAAYGESDLLCHRAESPAGLVSRQAESWDPLLAWAAATLGAPLEPTRGVIPRPQPAESLTRLRTRVAGFDAFELTALHDLVGLSGSLVIGLAAAEGIEAPERLWELSRIDETWQQEQWGIDAEAAEVAAARRRDFLQARRFLNLARASL, encoded by the coding sequence ATGAGCGAATGGGCGCTGAAACGGTTCTGGACCGAGACGGGCGTGACACCGGCCGAGGCAGGCTTTGCCATCCTGCTTGACGGGCGTCCGGTGAAAACCCCCGCCAAGCGCCCGCTTGCGGTGCCGACCCGCGCCATGGCCGAGGCCGTGGCGGCGGAATGGGATGCACAGGTCGATCAGGTCGCGCCGCTGAGCATGCCGGTCACCCGGGCGGCCAATGCCGCCATCGACAAGGTCCGGGAACAGCAGGCCGAAGTGGCCGAACTCATTGCCGCCTATGGGGAAAGCGACCTGCTTTGCCATCGCGCCGAGAGCCCTGCGGGGCTGGTCAGCCGCCAGGCCGAGAGCTGGGACCCGCTGCTGGCCTGGGCCGCCGCCACGCTGGGGGCGCCGCTGGAACCCACCCGGGGCGTGATCCCCCGGCCGCAGCCCGCCGAAAGCCTCACGCGGCTGCGGACCCGCGTCGCCGGGTTCGACGCTTTCGAGCTGACCGCGCTTCATGATCTGGTCGGGCTGTCGGGCTCGCTGGTGATCGGGCTTGCCGCGGCCGAGGGGATCGAGGCGCCCGAACGGCTCTGGGAGCTGTCGCGGATCGACGAGACCTGGCAGCAGGAGCAATGGGGCATCGATGCCGAGGCCGCCGAGGTCGCGGCGGCGCGGCGGCGCGACTTCCTGCAGGCGCGCCGTTTCCTCAATCTTGCGCGCGCATCGCTCTGA
- a CDS encoding amino acid ABC transporter permease, with protein MSSYPEVPREAFRLRMLIFDTRYRSLTIQIVTLAGFLLLVSWMISNTVQNLAELGKPIRFDFLWNQAQYDINQTLIAYSSRDTHLRAAIVGLLNTLLVAFLGCALATAMGVVIGVLRLSRNWLVARLMTVYVEIFRNVPVLLWILFFMAILIESLPPPNAFRGADATASMLLGDSVALTNRGFYIPEPLFSRSLGDLSVFGAFGISLDLLAVLAVLAAGLWVSARIRARAERIQNRTGLRPATWYLRLGVIVLPLSVLLAGLGFHLGYPELRGFNFRGGIYMRNSLIALWLALSFYTAAFIAEIVRGGILAISKGQTEAAAALGLRPNRIMSLVILPQALRVIIPPLISQYLNLTKNSSLAIAVGYMDITGTLGGITMGQTGRELECVLLMMGFYLAISLAISTAMNWYDARVRLVER; from the coding sequence ATGAGCAGCTATCCGGAGGTACCGCGCGAGGCGTTCCGTCTGCGCATGCTGATCTTCGATACCCGCTACAGGTCGCTGACGATCCAGATCGTCACGCTGGCTGGTTTCCTGCTGCTGGTGAGCTGGATGATCAGCAACACCGTGCAGAACCTCGCCGAGCTCGGCAAGCCGATCCGGTTCGACTTCCTCTGGAACCAGGCGCAATATGACATCAACCAGACGCTGATCGCCTATAGCAGCCGCGACACCCATCTCAGGGCCGCCATCGTCGGGCTTCTGAACACGCTGCTGGTGGCCTTTCTCGGCTGCGCGCTGGCCACCGCGATGGGGGTGGTGATCGGGGTGCTGCGGCTGTCGCGCAACTGGCTCGTGGCGCGGCTGATGACGGTCTATGTCGAGATCTTCCGCAACGTGCCGGTCCTGCTCTGGATCCTGTTCTTCATGGCGATCCTGATCGAGAGCCTGCCGCCGCCCAATGCCTTTCGCGGCGCGGATGCCACGGCCTCGATGTTGCTGGGCGACAGCGTGGCGCTGACCAATCGCGGCTTCTACATTCCCGAGCCGCTGTTCTCGCGCAGCCTGGGCGATCTGTCGGTCTTCGGGGCCTTCGGGATCAGCCTGGATCTGCTCGCGGTCCTCGCGGTCCTGGCGGCAGGGCTCTGGGTCTCGGCGCGGATCCGGGCGCGGGCCGAGCGGATCCAGAACCGGACCGGGCTGAGACCCGCGACCTGGTATCTGCGTCTTGGCGTGATCGTGCTGCCGCTTTCGGTCCTGCTGGCAGGGCTGGGCTTTCATCTGGGCTATCCCGAACTGAGAGGCTTCAACTTCCGCGGCGGGATCTACATGCGCAATTCGCTGATCGCGCTCTGGCTTGCGCTCAGCTTCTATACGGCCGCCTTCATCGCCGAGATCGTCCGGGGGGGTATCCTCGCGATCTCGAAGGGCCAGACCGAGGCCGCGGCGGCGCTGGGTCTCCGGCCGAACCGGATCATGTCGCTGGTGATCCTGCCGCAGGCGCTCAGGGTCATCATCCCGCCGCTGATCTCGCAATACCTGAACCTGACCAAGAACTCGTCGCTGGCGATCGCGGTGGGCTACATGGACATCACCGGAACGCTGGGCGGCATCACCATGGGCCAGACCGGGCGCGAGTTGGAATGCGTGCTGCTGATGATGGGGTTCTATCTGGCGATCTCGCTCGCGATCTCGACGGCAATGAACTGGTACGATGCCAGGGTCCGGCTGGTGGAGCGGTGA